A single Altererythrobacter sp. BO-6 DNA region contains:
- a CDS encoding iron-sulfur cluster assembly scaffold protein, whose product MSAGTAGQLYSPTLLSLATELASYPFVGAWEHSGSARSKTCGSSIEIGLELDDRSRIARLGLRVSACAVGQASAAIFAKGGQGFDRADLAGHLAEIGSWLNEPTGAEPTWPGFGPLLVARDYPGRHGALLLPWKAALQALSKGDASG is encoded by the coding sequence ATGAGCGCTGGCACGGCGGGACAGCTCTACTCGCCAACCCTGTTGTCGCTAGCGACTGAGCTTGCGAGTTATCCTTTCGTCGGCGCATGGGAGCATTCCGGCAGCGCGCGCTCCAAGACCTGCGGCAGCAGCATCGAGATCGGGCTTGAGCTTGACGATCGGAGCAGGATCGCCCGCCTTGGTCTGCGCGTTTCGGCCTGCGCGGTGGGTCAGGCCTCGGCAGCGATATTCGCGAAAGGCGGCCAGGGCTTCGACCGGGCCGATCTTGCGGGACACCTGGCTGAAATCGGAAGCTGGCTGAACGAGCCAACCGGTGCCGAACCGACGTGGCCCGGTTTCGGACCGTTGCTGGTCGCGCGCGATTATCCGGGAAGGCACGGTGCACTGCTGCTGCCGTGGAAGGCTGCGCTGCAAGCGCTTTCCAAGGGCGATGCCAGCGGTTAG
- a CDS encoding CvpA family protein: MNGFDIIVLVIVGIAAIGGFMRGLVQEVLSLAAWVLAAFAIHQLHTPLAEFLDGYIDSPITTAILAFVLLLLIPYAAMKVIANNVGEASRNSIMGPIDRVLGFGFGLLKGGLIVVFAFSLLALGYDTVWGYKGRPDWIVTGRTYPIIDTSSRAMVEIIAERREALREAAEAAE; encoded by the coding sequence ATGAACGGGTTCGATATCATTGTGCTGGTCATTGTCGGCATTGCCGCCATCGGTGGCTTCATGCGGGGGTTGGTTCAGGAAGTGCTCTCTCTGGCGGCCTGGGTGCTGGCGGCTTTTGCAATACATCAGCTCCATACGCCTCTGGCCGAGTTCCTTGATGGTTATATCGACTCCCCGATCACTACCGCGATCCTGGCCTTCGTTTTGCTGCTGCTCATCCCCTATGCGGCCATGAAGGTGATCGCGAACAATGTGGGCGAGGCCTCGCGCAATTCGATCATGGGCCCGATTGACCGGGTGCTTGGCTTTGGTTTCGGCCTGCTCAAGGGCGGCCTGATCGTGGTCTTCGCCTTCTCGCTGCTTGCGCTCGGTTATGACACCGTGTGGGGATACAAGGGGCGGCCAGACTGGATTGTGACCGGTCGAACCTATCCGATTATCGATACCAGCTCGCGCGCAATGGTCGAGATCATCGCCGAGCGCCGCGAAGCATTGCGCGAGGCTGCGGAAGCGGCAGAATGA
- the radA gene encoding DNA repair protein RadA has product MAKTKKRFVCQACGSVSHRWQGQCPDCAEWNTLVEDAPATVFSQKHDLSRGGRAVEFVELNRPGELPVRQTTGLKEFDRALGGGLVPGSAVLMGGDPGIGKSTLLLQAAATIARSGREVVYVSGEEAAGQVRMRASRLGLADAPIRLASETSVRDILTTLGQMAPPALLVIDSIQTMYSDTIEGAPGTVSQVRGCAFELIRYAKENGVAMVLVGHVTKDGSIAGPRVLEHMVDVVMSFEGERSHQYRILRALKNRFGAVDEIGVFSMVSEGLEEVGNPSMLFLSGRDQPLAGSAVFPALEGTRPVLVEIQALIVRLQSGATPRRAVVGWDSSRLAMLLAVLESRCGLNFSSAEVYLNIAGGYRLSDPAADLAVAAALVSALADKPLPQQSVWFGEVSLAGEIRPVAHTSLRLREADKLGFTAAFGPAAAENGSSAINYRGLGQVANLVDRVMANP; this is encoded by the coding sequence ATGGCCAAGACCAAGAAACGCTTTGTGTGTCAGGCTTGCGGCAGTGTTTCGCACCGCTGGCAAGGGCAATGCCCCGACTGTGCCGAGTGGAACACGCTGGTGGAGGATGCACCGGCGACCGTTTTCTCGCAAAAGCACGATCTGTCGCGCGGGGGCAGAGCGGTGGAGTTTGTCGAACTCAACCGACCCGGTGAGTTGCCGGTCCGGCAAACAACGGGGCTCAAGGAATTTGACCGGGCGCTTGGCGGGGGGCTGGTACCCGGTTCCGCAGTGCTGATGGGCGGCGATCCGGGCATCGGTAAATCTACATTACTACTCCAAGCGGCGGCAACGATTGCGCGCAGCGGGCGCGAAGTGGTCTATGTCAGCGGCGAAGAGGCGGCCGGGCAGGTGCGCATGCGCGCGTCACGGCTGGGCCTGGCCGATGCACCGATCAGGCTGGCTTCGGAAACCTCGGTCCGCGATATCCTGACGACGCTGGGCCAGATGGCACCACCGGCGCTGCTGGTGATCGATTCGATCCAGACGATGTATTCCGACACGATCGAAGGCGCGCCGGGCACAGTCAGCCAGGTTCGCGGCTGTGCCTTCGAACTGATCCGCTATGCCAAGGAAAATGGGGTCGCGATGGTCTTGGTCGGCCATGTTACCAAGGACGGCAGCATCGCCGGTCCGCGCGTGCTTGAACACATGGTCGATGTGGTGATGAGCTTCGAAGGGGAGCGCAGCCATCAATACCGTATCCTGCGTGCGCTGAAGAACCGCTTCGGGGCGGTCGACGAGATCGGCGTTTTCTCGATGGTGAGCGAAGGTCTGGAAGAAGTGGGCAATCCATCCATGCTGTTCCTTTCGGGACGCGATCAGCCGCTGGCGGGGAGCGCCGTTTTCCCGGCACTGGAAGGCACGCGACCTGTGCTGGTGGAAATCCAGGCGCTGATCGTGCGCCTGCAATCGGGCGCTACGCCGCGCCGCGCGGTGGTGGGCTGGGACAGCAGCCGGCTCGCGATGTTGCTTGCAGTCTTGGAATCGCGCTGCGGGCTTAACTTCAGCTCGGCCGAAGTTTACCTCAATATCGCCGGGGGATACCGCCTGTCGGATCCGGCGGCTGACCTTGCGGTGGCCGCAGCACTCGTTTCCGCACTCGCCGATAAGCCCTTGCCGCAACAATCGGTCTGGTTCGGGGAAGTATCGCTGGCGGGCGAAATCCGGCCCGTCGCACACACCAGTTTGCGTTTGCGCGAGGCGGACAAGCTGGGCTTCACCGCAGCATTCGGCCCGGCGGCTGCCGAAAACGGCTCGTCGGCGATTAACTATCGCGGTTTGGGACAAGTTGCGAACCTCGTTGACCGCGTGATGGCAAATCCATAA
- a CDS encoding patatin-like protein: MHQKELRIALVCYGGVSLAVYMHGVTKELWHLARASRAFHAGETAETGTAKIYRDLLEHIEQAHSLRLRVLPDILTGASAGGINAVFLSQAIYAGHSLEPLTDLWLENADVDRLLDPDARPLWKFAKFWAQPIAWWLISRPGNVVSESVAPETRDEVRRKVSRFIRGRWFEPPFSGDNFSQLLFDALAAMRDAPSGPPLLPPDHPIDLFVTSTDFRGHVELLRLNSPPVVEESEHRLPIHFRGQIDHLPGDGIANLLELTFAARATASFPGAFPALELKEIDRLAQRRGVDWASRSEFLHRIMPTHARLDTLEKVALIDGSVLVNAPFAEAINALHGRPGHREVDRRFVYIDPRPDRIATMKDETPKPVGFFAAIFGSISTLPREQPIRDNLQLLEQQSRDAARLQQILAGLRPEVERAVEKLFGLTFFLDRPTPKRLHGWRAKAQQAAAENAGYAFQSYAQVKFAGIVDQLAKLVSDAAPQLDLPDCDPIAAALRAELERRGLSELSGPKGGASEAAIGFFRAHDVGFRIRRLRMLARRLARDWERDPEIPDDALDVARSEIYAILSDYYHRDTLAALGPDFPAIAANVFRDPGAVLDFLEQKRLLPEVDDQAEDRLCEALGKMPKQLRRRMLLAYLGFPYFDVATLPLLQQEGLTEFDPIKVDRISPDDARSIRDGGARATLRGIEFYNFGAFFSRAYRENDYIWGRLHGAERMIDLVCSTLERPLDEDDCRSFKRAAFDAIIDEELQAGRCARDLLEGLRAEIAARFT; this comes from the coding sequence ATGCACCAGAAGGAACTTCGCATTGCCCTGGTCTGCTACGGCGGCGTCAGCCTGGCGGTATACATGCATGGCGTCACCAAGGAATTGTGGCACCTGGCGCGGGCAAGCCGTGCGTTCCATGCCGGCGAGACGGCCGAAACCGGCACTGCAAAAATATATCGGGATCTGCTGGAGCACATCGAACAAGCACATTCGCTCAGGTTGCGGGTGTTGCCGGATATCCTGACCGGGGCCAGCGCCGGCGGGATCAACGCGGTGTTCCTTTCGCAAGCGATCTATGCGGGCCACTCGCTGGAGCCCCTGACCGACCTGTGGCTGGAAAATGCCGATGTCGACCGCTTGCTCGATCCCGACGCGCGGCCCCTATGGAAATTCGCCAAGTTCTGGGCGCAGCCGATTGCATGGTGGCTAATCTCACGCCCTGGCAATGTCGTATCCGAAAGCGTCGCACCCGAAACGCGTGATGAAGTTCGCAGGAAAGTGTCGCGCTTCATTCGCGGGCGCTGGTTCGAGCCGCCGTTTTCCGGCGACAATTTTTCGCAACTGCTGTTCGATGCATTGGCCGCGATGCGTGATGCCCCATCGGGGCCGCCGCTGCTGCCGCCGGATCATCCGATCGACCTGTTCGTGACCAGCACGGATTTTCGCGGCCATGTGGAACTCCTGCGCCTCAACAGCCCGCCGGTCGTGGAAGAGAGCGAACATCGCCTGCCAATTCACTTTCGCGGACAGATTGACCATCTGCCGGGTGACGGCATTGCCAATCTGCTGGAACTGACCTTCGCCGCGCGTGCCACGGCCAGTTTTCCCGGGGCATTCCCGGCATTGGAATTGAAGGAGATCGACCGTCTGGCCCAGCGCAGAGGGGTCGACTGGGCCAGCCGCAGCGAATTCCTGCACCGGATAATGCCCACACATGCGCGGCTTGATACGCTTGAGAAAGTGGCGCTGATCGACGGATCGGTTCTGGTCAACGCGCCCTTTGCCGAAGCGATCAACGCGCTGCATGGTCGGCCCGGCCACCGCGAGGTTGACCGCCGCTTCGTCTATATCGATCCACGGCCAGACCGGATCGCCACGATGAAGGATGAAACCCCCAAGCCGGTGGGATTCTTTGCGGCAATCTTTGGTTCGATCTCCACCCTGCCGCGCGAACAACCGATCCGCGACAATCTGCAACTGCTTGAACAGCAATCGCGCGACGCCGCCCGCCTGCAGCAAATCCTGGCCGGTTTGCGTCCCGAGGTCGAACGTGCGGTAGAGAAACTGTTCGGGCTAACCTTCTTCCTCGACCGCCCCACGCCCAAAAGGCTGCATGGTTGGCGCGCCAAGGCGCAGCAGGCTGCAGCCGAGAACGCGGGGTATGCCTTCCAGTCGTATGCGCAGGTCAAGTTCGCCGGGATTGTCGATCAGCTGGCAAAGCTGGTGAGCGATGCCGCACCGCAGCTCGACCTGCCCGATTGCGACCCGATTGCGGCTGCCTTGCGGGCTGAGCTAGAGCGTCGGGGCCTCAGCGAATTGTCCGGCCCGAAGGGTGGTGCCAGCGAAGCCGCCATCGGCTTTTTCCGCGCCCATGACGTCGGCTTCCGCATCCGCCGGTTGCGCATGCTGGCAAGGCGTTTGGCACGCGATTGGGAACGCGACCCGGAGATCCCTGACGATGCATTGGATGTGGCGCGAAGCGAGATCTACGCCATCCTGAGCGACTATTACCACCGCGATACCCTCGCCGCGCTAGGTCCTGATTTTCCAGCGATCGCGGCCAATGTTTTCAGGGACCCAGGTGCGGTGCTCGATTTCCTGGAGCAGAAGCGCCTGCTCCCCGAAGTCGATGACCAGGCCGAAGACAGATTGTGCGAAGCTCTCGGCAAGATGCCCAAGCAGCTTCGCCGCCGGATGCTGCTCGCCTATCTCGGCTTCCCTTATTTCGATGTCGCTACCCTGCCCTTGCTGCAGCAGGAGGGTTTGACCGAATTCGATCCGATCAAGGTTGACCGAATCTCTCCCGATGACGCCCGTTCGATCCGCGATGGCGGTGCGCGGGCGACGCTACGCGGTATCGAGTTCTATAATTTCGGGGCCTTCTTCAGCCGTGCCTATCGCGAGAACGATTATATCTGGGGGCGGCTGCACGGGGCCGAACGCATGATCGACCTGGTCTGCTCGACGCTCGAGCGACCATTGGATGAGGATGACTGCCGCAGTTTCAAGCGCGCCGCGTTTGACGCCATTATCGATGAGGAACTGCAGGCCGGGCGCTGCGCGCGGGACCTTCTAGAAGGATTGCGCGCGGAAATCGCCGCGCGCTTTACCTAG
- the dnaK gene encoding molecular chaperone DnaK produces the protein MAKVIGIDLGTTNSCVSVMDGGKPKVIENSEGARTTPSIVAFTKDGERLIGQPAKRQAVTNPDNTIFAVKRLIGRRFDDPMTKKDMELVPYNIVKGKNGDAWVNAGGEDYSPSQISAFILQKMKETAESYLGETVTQAVITVPAYFNDAQRQATKDAGQIAGLEVLRIINEPTAAALAYGLEKDDGKTIAVYDLGGGTFDVSILEIGDGVFEVKSTNGDTFLGGEDFDSAIVEYLAEQFKSKENMDLRKDKLALQRLKEAAEKAKIELSSSAQTEINLPFITARMEDGSSTPLHLVETLTRSKLEQLVGDLVKRTLEPCKKALADAGIDKGSVDEVILVGGMTRMPKVREVVEEFFGKKPHTGVNPDEVVAMGAAIQAGVLQGDVKDVLLLDVTPLSLGIETLGGVFTRMIDRNTTIPTKKTQVYSTAEDNQNAVTIRVFQGEREMAADNKLLGQFDLVGLPPAPRGVPQIEVTFDIDANGIVNVSAKDKGTGKEQQIRIQASGGLSDADIDQMVRDAEKFAEEDKKRRESAEARNQADSLVHATEKQLEEHGDKIDADTKAAVEAALADAKSALEGDDVAAITAKAQALTEAAMKMGQQIYEKEQAAAASPDAGATEKPADEEVVDAEFSEVDEDNNKG, from the coding sequence ATGGCCAAAGTAATCGGTATCGACCTCGGCACCACCAACTCCTGCGTGTCGGTGATGGACGGGGGCAAACCCAAGGTTATCGAGAATTCGGAAGGTGCGCGCACCACGCCGTCGATCGTCGCTTTCACCAAGGATGGTGAGCGCCTGATCGGGCAGCCGGCCAAGCGCCAGGCGGTGACCAACCCCGACAATACGATTTTCGCGGTGAAGCGCCTGATCGGCCGCCGCTTTGACGATCCCATGACCAAGAAGGACATGGAACTGGTCCCCTACAACATCGTCAAGGGCAAGAACGGCGATGCCTGGGTGAACGCGGGCGGCGAGGACTATTCGCCCAGCCAGATTTCCGCTTTCATCCTGCAGAAGATGAAGGAAACGGCTGAGAGCTATCTTGGCGAAACCGTGACGCAGGCGGTCATTACCGTCCCGGCTTACTTCAATGACGCGCAGCGCCAGGCGACCAAGGACGCCGGCCAGATCGCCGGCCTTGAAGTGCTGCGCATCATCAACGAACCGACCGCAGCGGCGTTAGCCTATGGTCTCGAAAAGGACGATGGTAAGACCATCGCCGTCTATGACCTTGGCGGCGGCACTTTCGACGTCTCGATCCTCGAGATCGGTGACGGCGTGTTCGAAGTGAAGTCGACCAATGGCGACACCTTCCTGGGCGGCGAAGACTTCGACAGCGCGATCGTCGAATATCTGGCCGAACAGTTCAAATCGAAAGAAAACATGGACCTGCGCAAGGACAAGCTTGCGCTGCAGCGCCTGAAGGAAGCGGCGGAAAAGGCCAAGATCGAGCTGTCGAGCTCGGCCCAGACCGAAATCAACCTGCCCTTCATCACCGCGCGCATGGAAGACGGTTCGTCGACCCCGCTGCACCTGGTGGAAACGCTGACCCGTTCGAAGCTGGAACAGCTGGTGGGTGACCTGGTCAAGCGCACGCTCGAGCCCTGCAAGAAGGCGCTGGCCGATGCCGGTATCGACAAGGGCAGCGTTGACGAAGTGATCCTGGTCGGCGGGATGACCCGCATGCCCAAGGTCCGCGAAGTGGTCGAGGAATTCTTCGGCAAGAAGCCGCACACCGGCGTGAACCCCGACGAAGTGGTGGCAATGGGCGCCGCGATCCAGGCGGGCGTGCTGCAGGGTGACGTCAAGGACGTGCTGCTGCTCGACGTGACGCCGCTCTCGCTCGGCATCGAAACGCTGGGCGGCGTATTCACCCGCATGATCGACCGCAACACTACGATCCCGACCAAGAAGACGCAGGTCTATTCGACCGCCGAGGACAACCAGAATGCGGTGACCATCCGCGTGTTCCAGGGCGAGCGCGAAATGGCTGCGGACAACAAGCTGCTCGGCCAGTTCGACCTTGTCGGCCTGCCCCCGGCGCCGCGCGGCGTACCGCAGATCGAAGTCACTTTCGACATCGATGCCAACGGCATCGTCAACGTGTCGGCCAAGGACAAGGGCACCGGCAAGGAACAGCAGATCCGCATCCAGGCCTCGGGCGGCCTATCGGACGCCGACATCGACCAGATGGTGCGCGATGCCGAGAAATTCGCCGAGGAAGACAAGAAGCGGCGCGAATCCGCCGAGGCCCGCAACCAGGCCGACAGCCTGGTCCATGCTACCGAAAAGCAGCTTGAAGAGCATGGCGACAAGATCGATGCGGACACCAAGGCAGCCGTCGAGGCCGCCCTGGCGGACGCCAAGAGCGCGCTGGAAGGTGACGATGTCGCGGCGATCACCGCCAAGGCGCAGGCATTGACCGAAGCGGCCATGAAGATGGGCCAGCAGATCTACGAGAAGGAGCAGGCAGCTGCCGCTTCGCCGGATGCAGGCGCAACTGAAAAGCCCGCTGACGAGGAAGTGGTCGACGCCGAATTCTCCGAAGTCGACGAAGACAACAACAAGGGCTGA